One Apostichopus japonicus isolate 1M-3 chromosome 7, ASM3797524v1, whole genome shotgun sequence genomic region harbors:
- the LOC139969842 gene encoding AP-2 complex subunit alpha-2-like isoform X4, with the protein MPAVKGEGMRGLAVFISDIRNCKSKESEVKRINKELANIRSKFKGDKTLDGYQKKKYVCKLLFIFLLGHDIDFGHMEAVNLLSSNKYTEKQIGYLFISVLVNETSELIQLVTENLKNDLGSRNPININLALHCIANIGSKAMAEALGSEVPKLLVSSDTIDQVKQSSSLCLLRLYRTQPEAIPKGEWQNRVIHLLNDQHMGVVTAASSLIHDLALTATDDYKGAVSLAVSRLSRIVTSSYTDLQDYTYYFVPAPWLAVKLLRLLQLFPPPDDPAVRGRLNECLETILNKAQEPPKSKKVQHSNSKNAVLFEAINLIIHHDSEPNLLVRACNQLGQFLQHRETNLRYLALESMCHLASSEFSREAVKKHLETVVNALKTERDVSVRQRAVDLLYAMCDKSNADEIVGEMLDYLESADYSIREEMVLKVAILSEKFAVDYTWYVDTILNLIRIAGDYVSEEVWYRVIQIVINREDVQGYAAKTVFEALQAPACHENMVKVGGYILGEFGNLIAGDPRSNPLVQFNLLHSKFHLCSPGTRGLLLSTYIKFINLFPEIKPTIQEVLKNDNQLRNADAELQQRAVEYLKLSVISSADILATVLEEMPPFPERESSLLAKLKKKTGEAGGTIDEKEPGKEKKEKKPQQLPTSIEINNVGESSTDEMAAAPPTLSMDLLGLDNTPASQPSVMSLFDTTAAPAAAPMNNTAAAPTNGAIFDVFDPTPAPGDVTSLTPGAEESFKKFICKNNGVLFESELLQIGVKSEFRANLGRLGLFYGNKTSYQFANFSAVVSTPETLQTALKVTTDQVGTVIEAGAQVQQMITIECLREFEETPILHVQFSVGSGVRQFINVKVPVMISHFFSGVAMTSDDFFNRWKQLSLPQQEAQKIFQATTSMDTEIDKGKLIGFGLTLLTDVDPNPDNFVGAGIIHTQESQIGCLLRLEPSKNAKMYRLTLRTSKQLVSQRLLELLLTQF; encoded by the exons ATGCCGGCAGTTAAAGGAGAAGGAATGAGAGGGTTGGCAGTCTTCATTTCAGATATAAGAAACT GTAAAAGCAAAGAATCTGAAGTGAAAAGGATAAACAAAGAATTAGCTAACATCAGGTCAAAGTTCAAAG GTGACAAGACTCTAGATGGCTACCAGAAGAAGAAATACGTCTGTAAACTGCTCTTTATTTTTCTGCTCGGTCACGATATCGATTTTGGTCACATGGAGGCAGTCAACTTACTTAGTTCCAACAAATACACAGAAAAACAGATC GGTTACCTCTTCATTTCGGTTTTGGTGAATGAGACTAGCGAGTTGATTCAATTGGTCACAGAGAACCTGAAGAATGACCTGGGCAGTAGGAACCCAATCAACATTAACCTGGCTTTGCACTGCATCGCCAACATCGGCAGCAAAGCCATGGCCGAAGCCCTCGGATCGGAAGTACCAAAACTTCTTGTTTCATC TGACACCATTGACCAAGTAAAACAGAGCTCATCCCTGTGTCTGCTACGACTTTACCGCACCCAACCAGAAGCCATCCCAAAAGGAGAATGGCAGAACAGAGTGATACACCTTCTTAATGATCAGCATATG GGTGTGGTAACGGCGGCGTCCAGTCTCATACACGACCTGGCTCTGACCGCCACAGATGATTACAAAGGGGCAGTGTCCCTGGCTGTATCCAGGCTCAGTAGG ATTGTGACATCATCATACACCGATCTCCAGGACTATACCTATTACTTTGTTCCTGCTCCTTGGCTTGCGGTCAAGCTTCTCAGACTCCTCCAACTGTTTCCACCTCCCGATGACCCAGCGGTGCGAGGGAGACTCAACGAATGTCTGGAGACCATCCTCAACAAAGCACAG GAACCACCAAAGTCCAAGAAAGTCCAACATTCAAACTCTAAGAATGCCGTTTTGTTTGAAGCAATCAATTTAATCATACACCACGATAG TGAACCAAATCTGTTGGTCCGTGCTTGCAATCAGCTTGGACAGTTCCTTCAGCACAGGGAGACTAATTTGAG GTATCTGGCACTAGAGAGTATGTGTCACCTAGCGTCCTCCGAGTTCTCGAGGGAAGCAGTAAAGAAACATCTGGAAACGGTCGTAAACGCACTGAAG ACCGAGCGTGATGTCAGTGTCAGACAGAGGGCAGTAGATTTACTTTACGCGATGTGCGACAAGTCAAATGCAGATGAAATCGTTGGCGAGATGCTGGACTATCTGGAGTCAGCAGACTATTCGATCAGAGAAGAGATG GTTTTGAAAGTTGCCATTCTGTCTGAGAAGTTTGCTGTGGACTACACATGGTATGTTGATACCATCTTAAACCTCATCAGAATCGCTGGAGACTACGTCAGCGAAGAG GTTTGGTACAGAGTCATTCAGATCGTTATCAACAGAGAGGATGTACAGGGCTATGCAGcaaagacagtttttgag GCTCTTCAAGCACCAGCATGCCATGAAAACATGGTCAAAGTTGGAGGCTACATCCTTGGAGAATTTGGAAATCTTATCGCAGGAGATCCTAGGTCGAA CCCATTAGTTCAGTTTAATTTGTTGCATTCCAAGTTCCATCTTTGCAGTCCAGGCACCCGTGGTCTTCTTCTTTCAACTTACATTAAGTTCATAAATCTCTTCCCAGAGATCAAACCAACAATCCAGGAA GTGCTTAAGAATGACAACCAGCTTAGAAATGCCGACGCAGAGCTCCAACAGAGGGCAGTAGAATACCTGAAGCTTAGCGTCATAAGTTCTGCAGATATCCTA GCTACAGTCTTAGAAGAGATGCCTCCATTCCCAGAGAGGGAGTCGTCACTCCTGGCCAAGCTGAAGAAAAAGACGGGAGAAGCCGGTGGGACCATAGACGAGAAAGAGCCCGgaaaggagaagaaggagaagaagccCCAACAGCTGCCAACCTCCATTGAAATCAATAACGTAGGAGAGAGTAGCACAGACGAG ATGGCCGCTGCACCCCCGACCCTTTCGATGGACCTACTGGGGTTGGATAATACACCTGCCAGTCAACCCTCGGTCATGTCACTCTTTGATACTACAGCAGCACCAGCAGCAGCTCCCATGAACAATACCGCCGCTGCTCCAACAAACGGGGCCATCTTTGATGTCTTTGACCCGACCCCAGCACCCGGTGACGTCACCTCGCTTACCCCGGGGGCCGAAGAAAGCTTTAAGAA ATTTATTTGTAAAAATAACGGCGTTCTTTTCGAGAGCGAACTGCTCCAGATCGGAGTCAAATCGGAGTTTAGAGCCAACCTCGGCCGGTTAGGGTTATTCTACGGTAACAAGACTTCCTACCAGTTTGCAAACTTCTCAGCTGTGGTTTCAACCCCAGAGACCCTGCAGACAG CTCTTAAAGTCACTACTGACCAAGTGGGTACAGTCATTGAGGCCGGTGCTCAAGTCCAACAGATGATCACCATCGAATGCCTGAGGGAATTTGAAGAAACACCCATCCTTCATGTCCAGTTCTC TGTTGGGTCTGGAGTCCGACAGTTCATAAACGTTAAGGTTCCAGTCATGATTTCTCACTTCTTCTCTGGAGTCGCAATGACCTCGGATGACTTCTTCAACAGATGGAAGCAGCTCAGTTT GCCACAACAAGAAGCTCAGAAAATCTTCCAGGCAACAACATCGATGGATACGGAAATAGACAAGGGTAAA